A part of Streptococcus porcinus genomic DNA contains:
- a CDS encoding branched-chain amino acid ABC transporter permease, translating to MLQQLVNGLILGSVYALLALGYTMVYGIIKLINFAHGDLFMMGAFIGYYLINVFHLNIFVALLLTMVITACLGMLIEFLAYRPLRQSTRIAALITAIGVSFLLEYGMVYLVGAEARAFPQALKTVKYSLGPVSISNVQIIILVVSLLLMISLQFVVKKTKMGKAMRAVSVDSDAAQLMGINVNSTISFTFALGSALAGAAGVLIGLYYNSINPLMGMTPGIKAFVAAVLGGIGIIPGAALGGFMIGLIETISVSIGFSSYRDAIVYAVLILILLIRPAGLLGKNVKEKV from the coding sequence ATGCTTCAACAACTTGTTAACGGCCTGATTTTGGGCAGTGTCTATGCCCTTTTGGCCTTGGGTTACACCATGGTTTATGGTATTATCAAATTAATAAACTTCGCACATGGCGATTTGTTCATGATGGGCGCTTTTATAGGTTATTACTTAATTAATGTTTTTCATCTCAATATCTTTGTAGCTCTCTTACTAACGATGGTGATTACAGCTTGCTTAGGTATGTTGATTGAATTTTTAGCCTATCGTCCCTTACGTCAATCTACCCGGATTGCGGCACTCATTACTGCTATCGGGGTATCGTTTCTCTTGGAGTATGGAATGGTTTATCTCGTCGGGGCAGAAGCTAGAGCTTTCCCTCAAGCTTTAAAAACGGTTAAATATTCACTAGGTCCGGTAAGCATCAGCAATGTCCAAATTATTATTCTAGTGGTTTCACTCCTTTTAATGATTAGTTTACAGTTCGTTGTTAAAAAGACCAAAATGGGAAAAGCAATGCGCGCGGTGTCTGTTGACAGTGATGCTGCCCAATTAATGGGAATTAATGTCAACTCCACCATCAGTTTCACTTTTGCCCTTGGCTCTGCATTAGCTGGAGCAGCAGGGGTTTTAATCGGTTTATATTATAATTCGATTAATCCTTTGATGGGGATGACGCCAGGAATTAAAGCTTTTGTTGCTGCCGTTTTAGGTGGAATTGGGATTATACCAGGCGCTGCCTTGGGAGGTTTCATGATTGGTCTTATTGAGACTATTTCGGTTTCCATTGGCTTCTCAAGTTATCGTGATGCTATTGTTTACGCCGTCTTGATTCTGATTTTATTAATAAGACCAGCTGGGCTATTAGGAAAAAATGTAAAGGAAAAGGTATAA
- a CDS encoding DUF2129 domain-containing protein, whose amino-acid sequence MFERQSRVGIIVYLYYNRDARKIQKFGDCHYHSRKSRYIILYVNKEELADKVKDISKLKFVKEVKLSELDAIDRDFVGNLYR is encoded by the coding sequence ATGTTTGAAAGACAAAGTAGAGTTGGAATAATCGTCTACCTTTATTACAATCGTGATGCCCGTAAGATTCAAAAATTTGGTGATTGTCATTACCATTCAAGAAAATCACGCTATATTATTCTATATGTTAATAAGGAAGAACTTGCTGACAAAGTTAAAGATATTAGCAAATTGAAATTTGTTAAAGAAGTTAAACTCTCTGAGCTTGATGCCATTGATCGTGACTTTGTAGGAAATCTTTACCGTTAA
- a CDS encoding ABC transporter ATP-binding protein — translation MALLEVNHLTKNFGGLTAVGDVTMELNQGELVGLIGPNGAGKTTLFNLLTGVYLRSEGTVTLDGTLLNGKAPYKIAALGLSRTFQNIRLFKDMSVLDNVLIGLANQEKDNLLASILRLPSYYKKEAELKEKALKLLAIFKLDQEANTLAKNLPYGQQRRLEIVRALATKPKILFLDEPAAGMNPQETAELTALIRQIKNDFGITIILIEHDMSLVMEVTERIYVLEYGRLIAHGTPQEIKNNKRVIEAYLGGEL, via the coding sequence ATGGCACTTCTTGAAGTTAATCATTTAACCAAAAATTTTGGTGGTTTGACGGCTGTTGGTGATGTCACGATGGAATTAAACCAAGGAGAACTAGTAGGATTAATTGGTCCAAATGGAGCAGGAAAAACCACATTATTCAATCTTTTGACGGGAGTTTACCTTCGGAGTGAGGGGACAGTAACCTTAGATGGAACTTTACTGAATGGAAAAGCTCCCTATAAAATTGCTGCTCTTGGCTTATCACGCACATTCCAAAATATTCGTCTTTTTAAAGATATGTCAGTACTTGATAATGTCTTAATTGGCTTAGCCAATCAGGAAAAAGATAATCTTTTAGCAAGTATCTTACGCTTACCAAGTTATTATAAAAAAGAGGCTGAGCTAAAAGAAAAAGCTCTTAAGCTCTTAGCAATTTTTAAATTAGACCAAGAAGCTAATACCTTAGCTAAAAACCTTCCTTATGGGCAGCAGCGACGTCTTGAGATTGTGCGAGCATTAGCCACTAAACCCAAAATTTTATTTTTAGATGAACCAGCAGCTGGAATGAATCCTCAAGAAACAGCAGAATTAACAGCATTAATTCGTCAAATTAAAAATGATTTTGGTATTACGATCATCTTAATAGAACACGACATGAGTTTAGTAATGGAAGTAACAGAAAGAATTTATGTTTTAGAATATGGTCGTTTGATTGCTCATGGGACGCCGCAAGAGATTAAAAATAATAAACGGGTCATCGAAGCCTATTTAGGAGGAGAACTGTAA
- a CDS encoding ABC transporter substrate-binding protein: MQKKIFATIGTGLALFSLAACDAAPPSSTSNAEGTKIEKTVKIGLNLELTGPVSAYGSAEKVGAMMAVAEINKAGGINGKKIEVISKDNKSENAESATVTTSLATQNNVNVIIGPSTSGAAAAASPNATQAAVPLITPSGTQDDLTIAKDGKTYDYIYRTTFIDSYQGDVLSTFASDHLKAKKVALFYDNSSDYAKGIAKRFKRVYKGKIVSESTYQSGDTDFQSALTKIKNQDYDAVIMPGYYQETGTIIKQAREMGIKVPIVGPDGFADAKLVELGGKDNVTDVYYLSGYSASISKKAATFAKHYKKKYGKEPSMFAALAYDSVYMVAEAAKGAKTSKDISKGIAALKQFEGVTGTMTIDHKHNPIKSVTVIGLTKGKESSATVIAAK, translated from the coding sequence ATGCAAAAGAAAATTTTTGCCACAATAGGCACAGGACTCGCTTTATTTTCATTAGCAGCTTGTGATGCGGCTCCCCCCAGTAGTACATCAAATGCTGAAGGAACCAAAATTGAGAAAACGGTGAAAATTGGCCTAAACTTGGAGCTGACAGGACCAGTTTCTGCTTATGGCAGTGCAGAAAAAGTTGGGGCAATGATGGCTGTTGCTGAAATTAATAAAGCTGGCGGCATCAATGGTAAAAAGATAGAAGTCATTTCGAAAGATAACAAATCAGAAAATGCTGAGTCTGCTACTGTAACGACTAGCTTGGCAACGCAAAATAACGTTAATGTCATTATCGGACCATCTACTTCAGGAGCGGCAGCAGCAGCATCACCTAATGCCACACAAGCAGCAGTACCGTTGATTACGCCTTCTGGGACGCAAGATGACTTAACGATTGCAAAAGACGGAAAAACGTACGATTATATCTACCGAACAACTTTTATTGATTCTTATCAAGGAGATGTTTTGTCAACATTTGCCAGCGATCATTTAAAAGCTAAAAAAGTGGCTCTCTTTTATGATAACTCTAGTGACTACGCAAAAGGCATTGCCAAACGATTTAAACGTGTTTACAAGGGTAAAATTGTTTCTGAGTCTACCTATCAGTCAGGGGATACGGATTTCCAATCAGCATTGACAAAAATAAAAAATCAAGATTATGATGCTGTCATTATGCCGGGTTATTATCAAGAAACTGGAACTATTATTAAGCAGGCGCGTGAAATGGGGATAAAAGTACCCATTGTAGGTCCTGATGGCTTTGCTGATGCTAAGTTAGTTGAACTTGGCGGAAAAGATAATGTTACAGATGTTTATTATCTTTCTGGTTATTCTGCATCCATATCTAAAAAAGCGGCCACTTTTGCTAAACATTATAAAAAGAAATATGGCAAAGAACCATCAATGTTTGCGGCCTTAGCCTATGATTCTGTGTACATGGTAGCAGAGGCTGCTAAAGGAGCAAAAACCTCGAAAGATATTTCTAAAGGGATTGCGGCATTAAAGCAATTTGAAGGTGTTACTGGAACGATGACTATTGACCACAAACACAACCCTATCAAATCTGTGACAGTCATTGGTTTAACCAAGGGGAAAGAAAGTTCAGCAACCGTTATTGCGGCAAAATAA
- a CDS encoding YlbF family regulator codes for MLVINEDLFAIEDAIDHLIEDIKKTGEFQTYRKVYNEFKKDQQLQYEIEQFQRLLTDVADQKDYLRYRPDSKSINKEILRKKRELDLHPKVVALRIAEVDLQTILAEIAKSIAEIVSSTIFIDTGLPLAERRERIAKGIYRNIKEGNSACLKDKVELE; via the coding sequence ATGTTAGTCATTAACGAAGATCTATTTGCTATTGAAGACGCTATTGACCATTTAATAGAAGATATTAAGAAAACAGGGGAATTTCAAACTTATCGAAAAGTCTACAATGAGTTTAAAAAAGACCAGCAACTGCAATACGAAATTGAACAGTTTCAGAGATTACTCACTGATGTAGCAGATCAAAAAGACTACTTAAGGTATCGTCCCGACAGTAAATCCATTAATAAAGAAATCTTGCGTAAAAAGAGAGAGCTTGATTTACACCCTAAAGTGGTTGCATTGCGAATTGCAGAGGTTGATTTACAAACAATTTTAGCAGAGATTGCAAAGAGCATTGCTGAAATTGTGTCTTCAACTATCTTTATTGATACAGGGTTACCATTAGCTGAACGACGAGAAAGAATTGCAAAAGGAATTTATCGAAATATAAAAGAAGGAAATAGCGCATGTTTGAAAGACAAAGTAGAGTTGGAATAA
- a CDS encoding ABC transporter ATP-binding protein encodes MPMLSVEDLSINYGAIEAVKDISFTVEEGEVVTLIGANGAGKTSILRTISGLIKPSKGNISFLGQSIEKLPARKIVAQDLSQVPEGRHVFAGLTVMENLEMGAFLIKDKTENQRTLKMIFDRFPRLEERKNQDAATLSGGEQQMLAMGRALMSKPKLLLLDEPSMGLAPIFINEIFDIIQDIQKQGMTVLLIEQNANKALSIADRAYVLETGKVVLSGSGSELLESDQVKKAYLGG; translated from the coding sequence ATGCCTATGTTATCAGTTGAAGACTTATCAATAAATTATGGTGCAATTGAGGCTGTTAAAGACATTTCTTTTACTGTTGAAGAAGGAGAAGTTGTTACTCTTATTGGAGCAAATGGAGCAGGAAAAACTTCCATTTTACGTACTATCTCTGGTTTGATCAAGCCCAGTAAGGGTAACATCTCTTTTTTAGGTCAATCCATTGAGAAGTTACCAGCACGAAAAATTGTAGCCCAAGATTTATCTCAAGTGCCAGAAGGTCGGCATGTCTTTGCTGGATTAACGGTGATGGAAAATTTAGAGATGGGAGCTTTCTTGATAAAGGATAAGACAGAAAATCAACGAACTTTAAAAATGATTTTTGACCGTTTTCCACGTCTCGAAGAACGTAAAAATCAAGATGCCGCCACTTTATCTGGTGGGGAACAACAGATGCTTGCAATGGGAAGAGCCTTGATGAGTAAACCCAAATTGTTACTTTTAGATGAGCCTTCTATGGGATTAGCACCTATTTTTATTAATGAAATTTTTGATATTATCCAAGATATTCAAAAACAGGGAATGACTGTCTTGTTGATTGAGCAAAATGCCAATAAGGCCTTATCAATAGCTGATCGGGCCTATGTTTTGGAAACTGGAAAAGTAGTTTTATCTGGTTCAGGTTCAGAATTGTTAGAATCAGATCAAGTAAAAAAAGCTTACCTAGGCGGTTAG
- a CDS encoding branched-chain amino acid ABC transporter permease → MRKNKKSLGTWLIMMTCLFLALSFLINGGLLGPYHVQILMGIGISIIMAMGTNLVLGFSGQFPLGQAGFMAIGAYATAIFTNYMPTYLGFYISMLLGVLVAGVLAIIVGFPTLRLKGDYLAIATLGVAEIIRIAIVNGGDITNGAAGLTGILRYSTWPVVFVFVVFIAVAMLNFLRSSVGRQVISVRENEIAAESMGVNTTKIKVLTFAFAAMTASIAGSLYVGYIGTVVPKDFTIMRSIDYLIIAVLGGLGSMTGTILAAIVLGVLNMYLQSFSDIRMIIYSIALILVMVFKPGGLMGTKELVLSGLFFDKKKEGK, encoded by the coding sequence ATGAGAAAAAATAAAAAATCCCTTGGAACTTGGTTGATTATGATGACCTGTCTTTTTCTTGCCCTTAGTTTTTTAATTAACGGTGGTTTACTTGGTCCTTATCATGTACAAATTCTAATGGGAATTGGTATTTCAATTATTATGGCTATGGGGACCAATCTAGTTCTTGGTTTTTCAGGCCAGTTTCCGTTAGGTCAAGCAGGTTTTATGGCAATTGGGGCCTATGCTACAGCTATTTTCACTAATTATATGCCAACTTATCTCGGGTTTTATATTTCCATGTTATTAGGTGTTTTGGTAGCGGGCGTACTTGCAATTATAGTTGGCTTCCCAACTCTACGGCTTAAAGGTGATTATTTAGCCATTGCGACCTTGGGTGTTGCCGAAATTATTCGTATTGCAATAGTTAACGGAGGAGATATTACAAATGGTGCAGCTGGATTGACAGGAATCTTGCGTTATAGTACGTGGCCGGTTGTGTTTGTCTTTGTAGTTTTTATTGCAGTGGCAATGCTCAATTTCTTACGTTCGTCAGTTGGTCGTCAAGTTATCTCGGTTCGTGAAAATGAGATTGCTGCAGAATCAATGGGTGTTAATACGACGAAAATAAAAGTTTTAACCTTCGCTTTTGCTGCGATGACAGCAAGTATTGCAGGTTCTTTATACGTTGGTTATATTGGAACGGTTGTCCCTAAAGATTTCACCATTATGCGGTCTATTGATTACTTGATTATTGCGGTACTAGGAGGTTTGGGATCAATGACAGGTACGATCCTTGCTGCTATTGTCTTAGGAGTACTTAATATGTATTTACAAAGTTTCTCCGATATTCGGATGATTATTTATTCTATAGCTTTAATCTTAGTAATGGTTTTCAAACCTGGTGGTCTTATGGGAACTAAAGAACTTGTCTTATCAGGCTTATTTTTTGACAAAAAGAAGGAGGGCAAATAA